Below is a window of Leuconostoc gasicomitatum LMG 18811 DNA.
TGGTAATAGTGACATACTAAAGAGCCATAAATTATTAACCCAATATACTTTTTTGGTTATTCTACTAGCGAGTGTGAACATGTAATGATGATTATACCAAGCTACTCCTATAAAAACAAAACTAACGATATATGCTAAAAAATAAGGTAATTGTTTTGTTATTCCCTCCCATTGTGCAGTTTCAGGGGTCTTAAATTCTAGAACCATAATAGTCAATATTATTGCTATCACGGCATCCGTATAAGCTTCAACGCGTCCCTTGTTCATCTTTTATATCTTCCTTTAGTTATTTTTCATTAGTCAAAACTTTAATTTTTTTATTAATTTGTTCAATATAACTTTGTTGTTCTAAGATTGTTAAGTTTATTTTTTTTACCTGATTTTTTAACAATTCGATTCGTTGTTCTAATGTTTTTGCGCCTTGATATGTTGAATCAACAAAATATTTGATTTGTTCCAAGGACATACCAGTGTTTTTTAAACATTTAATCATATCAAGCCACTGTAAATCTTCTCTTGTAAAGTGACGTGTGCCATTTTGGTCGCGCATAACTTTTGGCAATAGCCCCTTCTCATCATAATATCTTAATGTGTACGTACTAATCTTTTTTAAATTGGCAACCTGTCCAATAGTAAATGTCACTACTTCATCTGGATGTGTCATTTTTAATTTTCTTTCGTTATTTTGACGTTTAATTGGCCATTGCGAGCATCATGAACCACTTTAATATTGTTGTTTTCTGCAGTAACAACAGTGCCGTTTTTTATGGCACTTTTATAGGCGTTATAGAATTTAACAGACGAACAATTTAAACTTTTCTCTAACGCTATAAAAATTTCGTCATACAATGGTGTATTTAATAGTTTAGATTTAATAGTAATAGTTTCAATATTGTTGGTAGTCACTTCTACCTCAACTGTAATAGGATCGGTTTGAATAACTAAAAATTTCCCATTTTTAGAAAGAGAATCAACCATTTGTAATTGTGTTGAAACCTCTTGGTTAAAAGAATTTTTCAAAGTTTGGTAGTTCACTAATGTCTTCGTCATTATATGTCCTCTTTTCAAGTTTATCCATAGTATACACGTTAGAGTTAACTCTAGGTCAAATAAACTTTTGTTCGTCTACTGAAAATCTGAATTATTTTATTTCTAGGGCATAATCCGAGACAATTAAGTCCAGGCGTTTTTTTATGACAGTTAAAAAGTACTCATTTGAATTTAAACGGTAGGATTATCTAAAAATGAATTGGTATTTAAAGTAAAATTTTGAACATATTCATTTCCATTATTAAATTCAAAATTGTATAGTTCAGATCCTTCGGATTGACTTTATTAACAACAATATGAAAATAATTATTGGTTAAACAAATTCATTATTGATACAATTCTGACCATGCTTTCATTGATTTTAGGATAGGTGCAAGAGTTAAACCTTTATTGGTTAAATCGTAAGTTACGGTTGGTGGATTTGTATTGAATACGGTACGATTTAGAATGCCTTTACTTTCTAAAAATTTAAGTCTAACGGCTAAAGTTCTTGTACTAATACCAGGTAATTGTTTTTTAATACTACCATAATGATTATTTTTGTTATAAATTTCCCATAAAATATATGATGTCCATTTGCCACTAAGTATATCAACTACGGGTTGAATAGGGCATTCGTTAAGAATATGATTATCCATTTTGACCTCATTGGTTTATTTTTGGAAAGTAAGTTTAAAAAAACACCCTACTTTCTTTTTTAAAGCTATACATATATTATACCTATATACGCAAAGAAAAATGTATGAACATATTATACATGTAGATAAAGATGGGGGGACATATTAATGAATACCGGAGAAAATACAATGCTTAGTTTGAAACATATTAGTAAGACCTATAGAAATGGGTCAGAAATAACACACGCGCTAAATGATGTCAGTTTTGACATTGAAGCAAACCAATTAACTGTTATATTAGGTCCTAGTGGCTCTGGAAAGAGTACAGCTTTAAATATTTTAGGTGGCATGGATCGACCTACCACAGGCACTGTTTCCTACAATAATTATGATATTAATACTGAATCAGATGCGCAACTCACACAATACCGAAAAGATATTGTTGGATTTGTGTTTCAATTCTACAACCTAATCTCTAATTTAACCGTATTTGAAAACGTTGCAATTTCAGCTCAACTTAAAGACAAAAAATACCAAGATGTAAGTGAATACTACCTAAAAAAAGTAGATCTATTAAAGAGAAAAAATAATTTTCCGGATCAATTATCTGGTGGGGAAATGCAACGTGTTTCAATTGCACGAGCGCTAGCAAAACAGCCTAAAATTTTACTTTGCGATGAACCGACAGGAGCACTAGACACTGAAACCTCCCAAAAAGTATTTAAGATTTTAAAAGACAGCACAAGTAAAGACACCGCGGTAGTCATTGTGACTCATAATCCCTTAGTAGCAAAGATTGCTGATTGCGTGATTAAAATTAAAGATGGACAAGTTGAAAAGATTACTAACAATATAAATCCATTAGAAGTTGAAGAGGTGGATTGGGGATGAGATTTTTAACTAAAAAATTAATTAGAACTGTTTTTAAAAACTGGACACAATTTTTTTCTGTCTTTTTGATGGCTTTTCTAAGTATACTTTTCTATGCTGGATTAGAGGGTACTTGGAATGGTATGCAGCAAAATATTAATAGCTACACGATAAAAACTAATTTGGCTGATACTACTTTACAAACAAGTAGTTTAACTAGCAATGAAGTAACTAAAATTAAAAATCTAAATAATATTTCTCAGTCTTCAGTTCAGACTAATATTAGTACAACTACAAATTTACAAAGTCATAAGCGATACTTATCATTGTATACACCTGGTAATCAGAATGTTTCTCAAATACACCAATTAAATGGTCAAAAAATCAATTCAAACTCAAATGGTTTATATTTGAATGAAAAATTTGCAAAAAAGAATAATTTAAACAAAGGATCTTTTATTAGTATTAATTATAATGATCGTTTAGTTAAGTTAAAAATTGTTGGCTTAATCAATTCGCCCGATAAAATGTACTACACTGGTTCAAATGATTTTATTTCACCCCAAGAACAAAATTATGGTTATGGTTTTATCAGTGAAAACACATTAACAACACAATTCCACTTGCCATTACTAAACAATGTAATCAATCTTAAAAACAGAAATAATATTCAATTAGAAAACCAAATCAGAAAAATTGTTGGTAATAAGTATATAACATTACAAACAAGACAATCAGATGTAGGAATTTCAACAGCCGTTGATCGAGTCGGACAAATCCATAATCTTTCTGTTTTGTTCTCAGTTATTTTCATTTTATTAGCTGTATTGGCAATGTATACAACAATTCGCAAGATTATTGACCAACAACAACATGACATGTCCACGTTACAATCACTAGGATATTCTAATGTTATACTATCAGTTTACTATTCAATGTATGGATTATTTGTTGGTATCATTGGGGCTATAGCAGGCATATTAAGTGCGCCATTATTGTCTAATTTTGTCATGCAGTCACAAAAACCTATGTTCTCATTACCCGATTGGAAAATTGCTTATACAATGACACCAATTTACGTGGCCTTAGGTGTCATTCTGATTTGTATTGTGTCGGCGCTGTTAGCGGCACAAGTCAATAAAGGGCTCATGCCGGCACAAGCCTTTAGTAAAGGTAGTACTGCTAAAATAGGAAAACGCGTCTGGATGGAAAATTTGCCACATGTTTGGCATAAAATTCCCTTTGGTAACCGCTGGTCTATTAGAGATAATCTAGGTAATAAAGTACAAATGATAATGGGGTTAATTGGGGTTATTGGTGGACTAGCCTTGGTAATGACAGGATTTGGTACCAAAAATGCTATGCTTAATCAAGTTAATCAGACCTACGGTAATGAATATACCTATACTAAAAAAGTTAATCTTAGTCATATGGCCAGTCAATCCGAAATTAATCAAATTACAAATCAAATTAATGGATCGAAAATTGAAGTTGTTTATACTAGTTTATCACCAAATGCGCAGTTTGATCGTCCGTTGACAATACTGAGTCCAGGGTCACAAATTAATTTAAAAACACTCACGCATCAAAAAATCGATAACGGAGGTGTTTATGTTAGTGAAGGTATTGCGAAGGCAGCTAAAATTAAACTTAATGACACAATAAAATTACGTCCATCATTCAGTAATAGAACTTTAGAGTTAAAAGTGAAGGGTATTGTAAAGTCTCATGCGCCTCAAGGAATTTATTTAACACAACAAACTTGGGAAAATCAGGGGATGCCATTTAAAGCCACGGCAATTTTAACTAATCAAACTAATCTTAGTCAATCTATAGCAAATAGTTCTACTGTAACTCAAGTTGTTAGTTTAACAGAGCAAAAACAAAATGCAGAAGCTATGGTCAGTAATCTAAATAGCATTTTCCTTATGGTTCAAGTTTTTGGCATTCTTTTGACCATTGTTATTCTATACAATTTAGGTTCTCTAAGTTTCACAGAAAGATCTCGAAGTTATGCAACACTGGAAATATTAGGTTTCTCACGTAAAAAAATAAGAAACTTAACAATTATTGAGAACCTCACCATTACGACAATTGGTTGGCTCTTAGGCATGCCATTTGGATATTGGTTCCTGTCAAAATATGTGACAACATTTAATACTAGTCAGATTATTTATTATCCATACATTACTCATACTAGTATTATATTAGCTTCTGTTATTGTTATTGCTGCATCTCTGTCAACAATAGTCATGATAGGCAAAAGATTGCAACAATTAGATATGATTTCCTCAACAAAAGGCGTTGAATAATGGCCATTACGGGAAATAAACCGCGCAAAATACTTATAAGTATTTTGCGCGGTTTATTTTAATAGTTAACTAGGATAGAAGTTGAATAGCTGTTTTAATACACATCTTTTCCAGGAATTATGATGGCTAACGCAATACCTACCTGTCAAGATCAAACCAATCGTTGTAGCAAGATGAGCTTTATAATCGAATAAATTCAGATGCAAAACAGCATTTTTTTTGTGAAGTAAGTTCAGATTAAATAAGCGACAAATGAACTCAGAGATTAATTTTTTATTTTGTTATCTGTTGCCCTATTATTACGCATTGAGCTGATCAATATCGTTTATTTAATTGTATTAAATTGTCTACAAAACGCTCACTCTTTGTAGACAATTTTAATTTAAAGTGATATAGTAATATACATCGGGAACGATTTAATAGTGTAAGATTAATATGTTGTTAAACATTAGGAGTTAGCAAATGATTGAATTTAATAATAGCAATGCAGAGTTAGAGAGACATTTATGTTTTTCAATCTATGAACTATCTAGATCTATTCAAAGAATGTATCAGCCTTTTTTAAATGAACTTAATTTGACATATCCACAATATTTAGTTTTAGTAGCATTGTATGAGCATGATAATAGTAAAGTTAGTGCACTCGGAGAAATACTAGATTTAAATTATGGTACTTTATCGCCATTATTGTCTCGTATGGAAAAGCAAAAGTTAATTCAGCGTACGCGATCACTTGATGACACACGAGTCGTTTATATTGGACTATTACCACATGGTAAAGATATAAGAGAACAAGCTTTTACCTTACCCCAACAACTTGTATCAAAAAGCGGACTGAATGATGATGAGTGGCATGAATTTTCAATGTTATCAATGAAAGTTTTCCATAATCTTTCCAAATAAAATAAGTAACAGATTGTCATATAATGTTTTTTTTAAAAGGAGAAGTACAAATGGATTTTGATGTATTATTTATTGGTAGTGGACAGGCTGCATGGAATGGTGCAGTACCAATGTCTAACAATGGGCTAAAAGTAGCTGTTGTTGAGGAAGCGCAATACGGAGGTGTTTGTTCTAACAGAGGGTGCAATGCAAAAATAATATTAGATCATCCAATCGATTTATTAGAGCAAGTCAAATCATTACAAAATCGTGGTTTGGATGGTGTACCTGCACTTAACTGGCAAGACCTTATGGCGCACAAACATGAATTAATCACTAATCAGAATTATCATAACAAAGAAAGATTAGTCGCTAATAATATTACGACAATTGATGGTTCAGCAAAATTTATTGATCGGCATACTGTGCAAGTGAATGGTAAGCAATACACATCTGAAAAAATAGTCATTGCCACAGGTCTTAGACCAAATCGCGTCAACATACCTGGTGCTGATCTATTTAACGACAGCACAAATTTCTTATCTATTAATAAAATGCCTGATCACATCACCATTTTAGGCGCTGGTTTTGTTGCGTTAGAATTTGCGGCGATTGCAAGTGCGGCAGGTGCTAAGGTAGATGTTATTGCCCGTAGTAATCGTATTTTAAAAGATTTCCCAAATAAATATGTTAATAAAATTGTGTCCATTATGAAAAAACAGGGCATCAGATTTATACAATCAACGGTAGTCGAACAAGCGACAAAAGAGAATGAGTTAATCGTTTTAAAAGGGAATAATGGTTTTTCATTGTCTACTAATTATGTCTTAGATGCCACTGGCAGAGTACCAAACGTAGAAAAACTGAATTTAGAAAAAATTGGAATAACTTATACACCACAGGGTATTGTTGTCAATGATTTGTTACAAACAAGCATTGATAACGTGTACGCTGCCGGAGATATTATTGATAAAAAAATGCCAAAATTAACACCGGTAGCAGCTTTTGAATCACGTTATCTTGCTGATCAATTTATTAAAAACACCACAGTGTCTATTGATTATCCAACAGTTAGTACAATATTATTCACGTCTCCTCGCCTTGCTCAAGTAGGTGTGAATTTGGATGAGGCGCTAGCACACCCTGATTTATTCGATGTAGAAAATTTTGATTATAATAAGGATTGGTATCGCCAAAAAAGTAATGAAAGTAATGGCGAATTAACCCTGATATTTAACAAAGAAAGACAGCTTGTTGGGGCGATTGAATTATCAGTTAATGCAGAAAACACCATTAATACGCTAGTACCCTATATTGAATTAAAATTAAATACACAACAGTTAAATCGATTGATTTATCTTTTCCCATCAATAGAATATACGACACAAAGGCGACTATCGCTTGTTTAACAAAAATAAAGTGCAACATACTTAAAAAATATGTTGCACTTTATTTTGTTAAAACAATTTTACTTTAGAAAAATTGTTGTGATGAGAACTGTCTAATACATGGGAAAAATTTATTTAGTTATGTTTGACAAAACTAAATAAAAGTCGTATCATTTGTTTTGTTATAAAAATTAAAACTAACTAAATATCAAGGAGCAATACTATGGACGATAGAGAAATATTTGAAGAACTAACAACTTTAGTTCATCAACCAGCGATTTGGTTTGTGGCGCGCAGTCTGTACGGTCAGCGCGGGAATCAGCGCCCAGACAATAGTCGGCGCTTACTTCGTGTTTTAGCGGAAACAGACAATGATTTAACAGCCGGTGTCATTGCTGATATTTTGGCTATACGACCAGCGTCGGTGACGCAAATTATTAAAAAATTAGAAAACGATGGGTATATTCAGCGTGTGAAAGACACAAATGATGCGCGTGTCGTGCGTGTCAAAATCACTTCTGAAGGACAAAAACATTTACAGCTATTAGACAACAAGCAAATTGATTTTCAAGCAGAATTGTTCGAAATTTTTGATGATGATGAACGCGAACAGTTTGGCGAAAGTTTACGTAAATTAAATCAACATGTTATGTCGGATGCATACTTGACCAACATGCGTAGCAAAATGGACAAACATTTACAACATCATTTTGACCACTTTGTTGATACAACGCGTCTACAGAAGTTTCGTAAAGATCAAACGGCATACCGTAAACGAATAGAAGAACATCAACTAAGAAGTTTTTTTAATCGTGACAAGCATGAAGATTTT
It encodes the following:
- a CDS encoding MarR family winged helix-turn-helix transcriptional regulator; this encodes MIEFNNSNAELERHLCFSIYELSRSIQRMYQPFLNELNLTYPQYLVLVALYEHDNSKVSALGEILDLNYGTLSPLLSRMEKQKLIQRTRSLDDTRVVYIGLLPHGKDIREQAFTLPQQLVSKSGLNDDEWHEFSMLSMKVFHNLSK
- a CDS encoding winged helix-turn-helix transcriptional regulator gives rise to the protein MDNHILNECPIQPVVDILSGKWTSYILWEIYNKNNHYGSIKKQLPGISTRTLAVRLKFLESKGILNRTVFNTNPPTVTYDLTNKGLTLAPILKSMKAWSELYQ
- a CDS encoding ABC transporter permease: MRFLTKKLIRTVFKNWTQFFSVFLMAFLSILFYAGLEGTWNGMQQNINSYTIKTNLADTTLQTSSLTSNEVTKIKNLNNISQSSVQTNISTTTNLQSHKRYLSLYTPGNQNVSQIHQLNGQKINSNSNGLYLNEKFAKKNNLNKGSFISINYNDRLVKLKIVGLINSPDKMYYTGSNDFISPQEQNYGYGFISENTLTTQFHLPLLNNVINLKNRNNIQLENQIRKIVGNKYITLQTRQSDVGISTAVDRVGQIHNLSVLFSVIFILLAVLAMYTTIRKIIDQQQHDMSTLQSLGYSNVILSVYYSMYGLFVGIIGAIAGILSAPLLSNFVMQSQKPMFSLPDWKIAYTMTPIYVALGVILICIVSALLAAQVNKGLMPAQAFSKGSTAKIGKRVWMENLPHVWHKIPFGNRWSIRDNLGNKVQMIMGLIGVIGGLALVMTGFGTKNAMLNQVNQTYGNEYTYTKKVNLSHMASQSEINQITNQINGSKIEVVYTSLSPNAQFDRPLTILSPGSQINLKTLTHQKIDNGGVYVSEGIAKAAKIKLNDTIKLRPSFSNRTLELKVKGIVKSHAPQGIYLTQQTWENQGMPFKATAILTNQTNLSQSIANSSTVTQVVSLTEQKQNAEAMVSNLNSIFLMVQVFGILLTIVILYNLGSLSFTERSRSYATLEILGFSRKKIRNLTIIENLTITTIGWLLGMPFGYWFLSKYVTTFNTSQIIYYPYITHTSIILASVIVIAASLSTIVMIGKRLQQLDMISSTKGVE
- a CDS encoding MerR family transcriptional regulator; translated protein: MTHPDEVVTFTIGQVANLKKISTYTLRYYDEKGLLPKVMRDQNGTRHFTREDLQWLDMIKCLKNTGMSLEQIKYFVDSTYQGAKTLEQRIELLKNQVKKINLTILEQQSYIEQINKKIKVLTNEK
- a CDS encoding ABC transporter ATP-binding protein, producing MNTGENTMLSLKHISKTYRNGSEITHALNDVSFDIEANQLTVILGPSGSGKSTALNILGGMDRPTTGTVSYNNYDINTESDAQLTQYRKDIVGFVFQFYNLISNLTVFENVAISAQLKDKKYQDVSEYYLKKVDLLKRKNNFPDQLSGGEMQRVSIARALAKQPKILLCDEPTGALDTETSQKVFKILKDSTSKDTAVVIVTHNPLVAKIADCVIKIKDGQVEKITNNINPLEVEEVDWG
- a CDS encoding dihydrolipoyl dehydrogenase family protein; this encodes MDFDVLFIGSGQAAWNGAVPMSNNGLKVAVVEEAQYGGVCSNRGCNAKIILDHPIDLLEQVKSLQNRGLDGVPALNWQDLMAHKHELITNQNYHNKERLVANNITTIDGSAKFIDRHTVQVNGKQYTSEKIVIATGLRPNRVNIPGADLFNDSTNFLSINKMPDHITILGAGFVALEFAAIASAAGAKVDVIARSNRILKDFPNKYVNKIVSIMKKQGIRFIQSTVVEQATKENELIVLKGNNGFSLSTNYVLDATGRVPNVEKLNLEKIGITYTPQGIVVNDLLQTSIDNVYAAGDIIDKKMPKLTPVAAFESRYLADQFIKNTTVSIDYPTVSTILFTSPRLAQVGVNLDEALAHPDLFDVENFDYNKDWYRQKSNESNGELTLIFNKERQLVGAIELSVNAENTINTLVPYIELKLNTQQLNRLIYLFPSIEYTTQRRLSLV
- a CDS encoding MarR family winged helix-turn-helix transcriptional regulator; protein product: MDDREIFEELTTLVHQPAIWFVARSLYGQRGNQRPDNSRRLLRVLAETDNDLTAGVIADILAIRPASVTQIIKKLENDGYIQRVKDTNDARVVRVKITSEGQKHLQLLDNKQIDFQAELFEIFDDDEREQFGESLRKLNQHVMSDAYLTNMRSKMDKHLQHHFDHFVDTTRLQKFRKDQTAYRKRIEEHQLRSFFNRDKHEDF